A region from the Cydia fagiglandana chromosome 23, ilCydFagi1.1, whole genome shotgun sequence genome encodes:
- the LOC134675722 gene encoding uncharacterized protein LOC134675722 has protein sequence MYGGSVPPAQHSRPVARNGLPREYNFGGPMDPSDYGLRKFGPPGQFGFQDYGPPDYGSGLPPGAQYGSGLASGVHFGLRGSQGPPGGQDGPPRHSQYQPASQLRYIGSAGPPPDKWNWDVSRQQPNEGPESARNILREQKPRGPFHDLPQVDDFGEPIQWVSLTAANTEDGLARVTDRKTGRNIQTRINGTVFVPVSYHTTTTTEPTTTTTEITTTPDPVMESLLQFVTPRNLKPEDWLAFDVSLNKKKAPEMCDSDGCQARVIP, from the exons ATGTATGGAGGCTCTGTGCCGCCTGCGCAACATTCTAGACCTGTTGCACGAAATGGACTACCAAGGGAATATAATTTTGGTGGACCGATGGATCCTTCAGATTATGGACTCAGAAAATTTGGACCACCTGGGCAATTTGGGTTTCAAGATTATGGACCGCCTGATTATGGTTCGGGGTTACCACCAGGGGCACAATATGGTTCTGGACTTGCAAGTGGAGTGCATTTTGGACTTCGAGGATCACAAGGCCCTCCAGGAGGGCAAGATGGACCGCCACGTCATTCACAATATCAACCAGCT TCCCAACTACGTTACATAGGATCGGCAGGTCCACCTCCAGATAAATGG AATTGGGATGTTTCGCGACAACAGCCAAATGAGGGCCCAGAGTCTGCGAGAAACATATTAAGA GAACAAAAGCCTCGTGGTCCATTTCATGACCTGCCTCAAGTG GATGACTTTGGTGAGCCGATTCAATGGGTGTCTTTGACTGCG GCTAACACAGAGGACGGTCTTGCAAGAGTCACT gaCAGAAAAACTGGAAGAAACATTCAGACAAGAATAAAT GGCACAGTTTTCGTTCCCGTTAGTTACCACACAACTACAacg ACTGAGCCCACGACCACCACCACCGAAATCACCACAACTCCGGACCCGGTCATGGAATCACTACTCCAGTTCGTGACTCCTCGGAACTTGAAGCCAGAAGACTGGCTGGCTTTCGATGTGAGCTTGAACAAGAAGAAGGCACCTGAGATG TGTGATTCGGACGGATGTCAAGCAAGGGTAATAccgtaa